From a single Nitrogeniibacter mangrovi genomic region:
- a CDS encoding response regulator, with translation MASEPKYISTREAARRLGLSLGTVQQMVERGELQAWKTAGGHRRIDESSVDSYHQRARTGTIASQQGGRALRVLVAEDDRILQKLYEHTLGGWDLPLEVQMVTSGFDALLEIGRHPPDLLITDLNMPGLNGFEMIRRIRDNRLTAGTDIVVVSGLSDDDIADQGGLPADVTRYGKPVPFKELRGYVQAKVAQLRREHSGL, from the coding sequence ATGGCGTCGGAACCGAAGTACATCAGCACACGCGAGGCGGCGCGGCGGCTGGGCCTGTCCCTCGGGACGGTGCAGCAGATGGTCGAGCGGGGCGAACTGCAGGCGTGGAAGACCGCGGGCGGCCACCGTCGCATCGACGAGTCCTCCGTCGACAGCTACCACCAGCGCGCGCGCACCGGCACGATCGCCTCGCAGCAGGGCGGCCGCGCCCTGCGCGTCCTCGTGGCCGAAGACGATCGCATCCTGCAGAAGCTGTATGAGCACACCCTCGGGGGCTGGGATCTGCCCCTCGAGGTGCAGATGGTCACCAGCGGTTTCGATGCGCTGCTCGAGATCGGACGCCATCCGCCCGATCTGCTGATCACCGACCTGAACATGCCGGGCCTCAACGGCTTCGAGATGATCCGCCGGATCCGCGACAACCGCCTCACCGCCGGCACCGACATCGTCGTGGTCTCGGGGCTGTCCGACGACGACATCGCCGACCAGGGCGGCCTGCCCGCCGACGTGACCCGCTATGGCAAACCCGTGCCCTTCAAGGAACTGCGCGGCTATGTGCAGGCCAAGGTCGCCCAGTTGCGCCGCGAACACAGCGGGCTCTGA
- a CDS encoding HD-GYP domain-containing protein, with product MAPDEEALRHRLARDEAFRALAAAHHETLFRLALMVEARAGGDPARILRIAAMSALIAEALGWSEAQCETLSRAAPLADIGLCMVSRDPLGAGERDHPRHGARLLGGTDVPVLQMAATIALSHHERWDGQGYPSRLARHAIAPEARIVAVALGFDALTLGPAATRLADGEAVAAVAAEAGRQFDPEVVAALQAHAIRLCGARDYVNAQDVLEGFDWPALWWKVF from the coding sequence ATGGCGCCGGACGAAGAGGCGCTACGTCACCGCCTGGCGCGTGACGAAGCGTTCCGTGCGCTCGCGGCCGCCCATCACGAAACCCTGTTCCGGCTGGCGCTCATGGTCGAGGCCCGGGCGGGCGGTGATCCGGCCCGGATCCTGCGTATCGCGGCCATGTCGGCATTGATCGCCGAGGCCCTCGGATGGTCGGAAGCGCAGTGCGAGACCCTCTCGCGGGCCGCACCGCTGGCGGATATCGGTCTGTGCATGGTGTCCCGCGATCCGCTCGGCGCCGGCGAGCGGGACCATCCGCGCCATGGCGCGCGCCTGCTCGGCGGCACCGACGTGCCGGTGTTGCAGATGGCGGCCACGATCGCCCTGTCGCACCATGAACGCTGGGATGGTCAGGGCTATCCCAGTCGTCTGGCACGCCACGCCATCGCCCCCGAGGCCCGTATCGTCGCCGTGGCGCTGGGCTTCGATGCCCTGACGCTGGGGCCGGCCGCCACGCGCCTGGCCGACGGCGAGGCCGTGGCCGCGGTGGCGGCGGAGGCGGGCCGACAGTTCGATCCGGAGGTCGTCGCGGCGCTGCAGGCGCACGCGATCCGCCTGTGCGGCGCGCGCGACTATGTGAACGCCCAGGATGTGCTCGAGGGCTTCGACTGGCCGGCCTTGTGGTGGAAGGTGTTCTGA
- the murB gene encoding UDP-N-acetylmuramate dehydrogenase, producing MSPIQSDIVLDAFNTFGLPAVAARYQRIDDVDALVEAARDGRLGGPRLVLGGGSNVILPARVDRLVLHVALRGREVLDDTGDGVCVAAAAGESWHDFVRWTLDQGLGGLENLSLIPGTVGAAPVQNIGAYGLELAERFDHLEAVDLDRGTRVRLDAAACRFGYRDSVFKHPAGAQLLITRVVLRLPRPWAPVLGYADLARRLAAQGIAAPTPVQVSDAVIAIRREKLPDPAQLGNAGSFFKNPVVDAATAARLLAGHPGAPHYAQADGRVKLAAGWLIDQCGWKGRALGPVACHDRQALVLVNRGGASGADVARVAAAIAADVHARFGIALEPEPVFI from the coding sequence ATGAGCCCGATTCAGTCCGACATTGTGCTGGACGCCTTCAACACCTTCGGCCTGCCGGCCGTCGCCGCGCGTTACCAGCGCATCGACGACGTGGACGCGCTCGTCGAGGCCGCCCGTGATGGCCGGCTCGGCGGGCCGCGTCTGGTGCTCGGCGGCGGTAGCAACGTCATTCTGCCCGCCCGGGTGGACCGCCTCGTGCTGCATGTGGCGTTGCGCGGGCGCGAGGTGCTCGACGATACCGGCGACGGCGTGTGCGTGGCGGCCGCGGCGGGCGAGTCCTGGCACGACTTCGTGCGCTGGACGCTCGATCAGGGCCTGGGCGGGCTCGAGAACCTGTCGCTCATCCCCGGCACCGTCGGTGCGGCGCCGGTGCAGAACATCGGCGCCTATGGCCTGGAACTGGCCGAGCGCTTCGATCATCTCGAGGCGGTGGACCTGGACCGCGGCACGCGGGTGCGGCTCGACGCGGCGGCCTGCCGCTTCGGCTACCGCGACAGCGTGTTCAAGCACCCGGCGGGCGCGCAGCTGCTCATCACCCGCGTCGTGTTGCGGCTGCCCCGCCCGTGGGCGCCGGTGCTCGGCTACGCCGACCTGGCACGGCGGCTCGCGGCGCAGGGCATCGCGGCACCCACGCCGGTGCAGGTCTCCGACGCGGTGATCGCCATCCGCCGCGAAAAGCTGCCCGACCCGGCGCAACTGGGCAACGCCGGGAGTTTCTTCAAGAACCCGGTCGTCGACGCGGCGACCGCGGCACGCCTGCTCGCCGGGCACCCGGGGGCGCCCCACTATGCGCAGGCCGACGGCCGGGTCAAGCTCGCCGCCGGCTGGCTCATCGACCAGTGCGGCTGGAAGGGCCGCGCCCTCGGTCCGGTTGCCTGTCATGACCGCCAGGCCCTGGTGCTGGTCAACCGGGGCGGGGCGAGCGGGGCCGATGTGGCGCGCGTCGCCGCGGCGATTGCGGCCGACGTGCACGCGCGCTTCGGTATTGCGCTCGAGCCCGAACCGGTGTTCATTTGA
- a CDS encoding PACE efflux transporter → MSSPPLRTLPDRIRQIALFEVGGLVLITPPFAWLSGVPMGHSFGMLALIALIAAVWNGSYNTAFDWIEGRLTGRTADRRPWALRALHALGFEGGLLAMTLPIVMIWTGMDWVSALVADLALAVAYVVYAFLFNLAYDRRYPIARQDRP, encoded by the coding sequence GTGAGCTCACCTCCGCTTCGCACGCTTCCGGATCGTATCCGCCAGATCGCCCTGTTCGAGGTCGGCGGCCTGGTGCTGATCACGCCGCCGTTCGCCTGGCTCAGTGGCGTGCCCATGGGGCATTCCTTCGGCATGCTGGCGCTCATCGCCCTGATCGCGGCGGTGTGGAACGGCTCCTACAACACCGCCTTCGACTGGATCGAGGGGCGCCTGACCGGGCGCACCGCCGATCGTCGCCCGTGGGCCTTGCGGGCGCTGCACGCGCTCGGCTTCGAAGGCGGCCTGCTGGCCATGACCCTGCCGATTGTCATGATCTGGACCGGCATGGACTGGGTGAGCGCCCTGGTGGCCGATCTGGCGCTCGCGGTGGCCTACGTGGTGTACGCTTTCCTCTTCAATCTCGCCTACGACCGGCGCTATCCCATCGCCCGCCAAGACCGCCCATGA
- a CDS encoding DsrE family protein gives MNTHRRHSASRFFSTLCFLTALMVPGLSPSLAIAGGKPGVVIQVSENDPAKWNLALNNAGNLIQALGGPDKVDIEIVAYGPGLAMLKADSVVGERLGVAVSDGIHLSACHNTMRAKHVEQRDLYLGVDVVPAGVLEIMQRQQGGWAYIRP, from the coding sequence ATGAACACGCATCGACGACACTCCGCATCGCGCTTCTTCTCGACGCTGTGCTTCCTCACCGCCCTGATGGTGCCCGGTCTGTCCCCCTCGCTGGCGATCGCCGGCGGCAAGCCGGGCGTCGTCATCCAGGTGAGCGAGAACGATCCGGCCAAGTGGAATCTGGCCCTCAACAACGCCGGCAACCTGATCCAGGCCCTCGGCGGCCCCGACAAGGTGGATATCGAGATCGTCGCCTACGGCCCCGGACTGGCCATGCTGAAAGCCGATTCGGTGGTCGGCGAGCGGCTCGGCGTGGCGGTCTCCGACGGCATCCACCTGTCGGCCTGCCACAACACCATGCGCGCCAAGCACGTGGAACAGCGCGACCTGTACCTCGGCGTCGATGTGGTCCCGGCCGGGGTGCTTGAAATCATGCAGCGTCAACAAGGCGGCTGGGCGTACATCCGGCCCTGA
- a CDS encoding acyl-CoA thioesterase, translating into MARIKIDLPEHFAFTTELPLYLLHINYGQHLDNALLLTLVSEARARFFQALGYTELDVEGVGIVVADAAVQYRSEAHHGETMRVSMMATDFNKFGFDLVWRMDALASGREVARGKTGIVFYDYDARQLASAPMAFASRVGAAGFTG; encoded by the coding sequence ATGGCCCGCATCAAGATCGACCTGCCCGAGCACTTCGCCTTCACCACCGAGCTGCCGCTCTATCTCCTTCACATCAACTACGGACAACACCTCGACAATGCGCTGCTGCTGACCCTGGTCTCGGAGGCGCGCGCCCGCTTCTTCCAGGCGCTCGGCTACACCGAACTGGATGTGGAGGGCGTCGGCATCGTCGTCGCCGACGCCGCGGTCCAGTACCGCTCCGAAGCCCATCATGGCGAAACCATGCGGGTGAGCATGATGGCCACCGATTTCAACAAGTTCGGCTTCGACCTGGTCTGGCGCATGGACGCGCTGGCCAGCGGCCGCGAGGTGGCCCGCGGAAAAACGGGCATCGTGTTCTACGACTATGACGCCCGGCAACTGGCCTCGGCGCCCATGGCCTTCGCCAGCCGCGTCGGAGCGGCCGGATTCACCGGCTGA
- a CDS encoding FxDxF family PEP-CTERM protein: protein MKRRLITLAIPLAMSMAGSAHAALFDTFEGLSHSDTEGGFVSGDDLLAGYSFDFTLSEATTLTFSGESSFDFASLGLYDGGTLLRGWLLTPTSGSDVTTFSLAAGDYSFKTIASMVPGTASLTSTDGYYAFQSAVVAAVPEPASYGMLLAGLGMLSLVARRKLNDAA, encoded by the coding sequence ATGAAACGCAGATTGATCACCCTCGCCATCCCCTTGGCCATGAGCATGGCCGGCAGTGCACATGCGGCCTTGTTCGACACCTTCGAGGGGCTTTCCCATTCCGACACCGAGGGCGGCTTCGTCAGTGGCGACGACCTGCTCGCGGGCTACTCGTTCGACTTCACGCTCAGCGAGGCGACGACATTGACCTTCTCCGGCGAATCGAGCTTCGACTTCGCCAGCCTGGGTCTCTACGACGGCGGCACCCTGCTGCGCGGCTGGCTGCTGACGCCCACCTCGGGATCCGATGTGACGACCTTCAGCCTCGCCGCCGGCGACTACTCCTTCAAGACCATCGCGTCGATGGTGCCCGGCACGGCGTCGCTGACGAGCACCGACGGGTATTACGCTTTCCAGAGCGCGGTCGTGGCTGCCGTTCCGGAGCCGGCATCCTACGGCATGCTGCTGGCGGGCCTGGGCATGCTCAGCCTCGTGGCGCGGCGCAAGCTCAACGACGCGGCCTGA
- a CDS encoding ATP-binding cassette domain-containing protein produces the protein MIQFRALRLARGAKVLVDEATVQIHPGWKVGLTGANGCGKSSLFALLRGQLHPDRGDCELPPGWVIAHVAQETPALERSALDYVLDGDAELRRIETDLAEAEAAHAGERIGELHGRLQEIDGYSAPARAATLLDGLGFAPGDAERSVADFSGGWRMRLNLAQALMCRSDLLLLDEPTNHLDLDAVIWLEQWLRDYRGTLLLISHDRVFLDAVVGHIAHVEQQRLTLYSGGYSEFERQRAERLAQQQALFDKQQRERAHLQKYVDRFRAKATKARQAQSRIKALERMELISAAHVDTPFSFAFRPAPAAPDPLITLDEVAVGYEDKTVLADVRLTLRPGERVGLLGRNGAGKSTLIKLLAGQLAPRAGRRSDGKGLAIGYFAQHQLETLRPDESPLQHLMRVDPGAREQDLRNYLGGFDFRGEKDGVASGASVSTPCGPFSGGEKSRLALALMIWQQPNLLLLDEPTNHLDLEMRHALTLALQDFDGAMVLVSHDRALLAATCDRFVLVDGGRVQPFDGDLDDYRDWLSAQRAQAMAAAACPTRSADKAQRKAEREQATAERKAALAARRPLLKEAEQLEKKLAAWQGEKDLLDTRLADPGLYADPDSALLQDLLKRQAQLVADMEVAELRWLEVHELLETMEAPSGG, from the coding sequence GTGATCCAGTTTCGAGCCCTGCGCCTGGCCCGTGGCGCCAAAGTCCTCGTCGATGAGGCCACCGTCCAGATCCATCCGGGCTGGAAGGTCGGCCTGACCGGGGCGAACGGCTGTGGCAAGTCGAGCCTGTTCGCGCTGCTGCGCGGCCAGCTGCATCCCGACCGCGGTGACTGCGAGCTGCCACCCGGCTGGGTGATCGCCCATGTGGCGCAGGAGACCCCGGCGCTCGAACGCAGCGCGCTCGATTACGTGCTTGACGGCGATGCCGAACTGCGGCGCATCGAAACGGATCTGGCCGAGGCCGAGGCGGCCCATGCGGGCGAGCGCATCGGCGAACTGCACGGCCGACTGCAGGAGATCGACGGCTACAGCGCGCCGGCGCGGGCGGCGACGCTGCTCGACGGCCTCGGCTTCGCGCCGGGCGACGCCGAGCGTTCGGTGGCGGACTTCTCCGGCGGCTGGCGCATGCGCCTGAATCTGGCGCAGGCGCTCATGTGCCGCTCTGACCTGCTGCTGCTCGACGAGCCGACCAACCACCTGGACCTGGATGCGGTGATCTGGCTGGAGCAATGGCTGCGCGACTATCGCGGCACCTTGCTGCTCATCTCCCACGACCGGGTGTTCCTCGACGCGGTGGTCGGCCACATCGCCCATGTGGAGCAGCAGCGGCTCACCCTCTACAGCGGCGGCTATTCCGAGTTCGAACGCCAGCGTGCCGAGCGCCTCGCCCAGCAGCAGGCGCTGTTCGACAAGCAGCAGCGCGAGCGCGCGCATCTGCAGAAGTATGTGGACCGCTTCCGCGCCAAGGCCACCAAGGCGCGCCAGGCGCAAAGCCGCATCAAGGCGCTCGAGCGCATGGAGCTGATCTCGGCGGCGCACGTGGATACGCCCTTCAGTTTCGCGTTCCGGCCGGCGCCGGCCGCGCCCGACCCGCTCATCACCCTGGACGAGGTCGCGGTGGGCTACGAGGACAAGACCGTGCTCGCCGATGTGCGCCTGACCCTGCGCCCGGGCGAACGCGTCGGCCTGCTGGGGCGCAACGGTGCCGGCAAGTCCACCCTCATCAAGCTGCTCGCCGGCCAGCTCGCGCCCCGGGCGGGGCGGCGCAGCGACGGCAAGGGGCTGGCGATCGGCTACTTCGCCCAGCACCAGCTCGAGACCCTGCGCCCGGACGAGTCGCCCCTGCAGCATCTGATGCGTGTCGACCCGGGCGCGCGCGAGCAGGACCTGCGCAACTACCTGGGCGGTTTCGACTTTCGCGGCGAGAAGGACGGGGTCGCCTCGGGCGCCAGCGTGAGCACCCCGTGCGGGCCGTTCTCGGGCGGTGAGAAGTCACGCCTGGCGCTGGCCCTGATGATCTGGCAGCAGCCCAACCTGCTGCTGCTCGACGAGCCGACCAACCACCTGGATCTGGAGATGCGCCACGCGCTCACCCTGGCGCTGCAGGATTTCGACGGCGCCATGGTGCTGGTCTCCCACGACCGTGCCCTGCTCGCGGCCACCTGCGACCGCTTTGTGCTGGTCGACGGCGGCCGGGTGCAGCCCTTCGACGGCGACCTGGACGACTATCGCGACTGGCTCTCGGCCCAGCGCGCCCAGGCCATGGCCGCGGCCGCCTGCCCGACCCGCAGCGCCGACAAGGCGCAGCGCAAGGCCGAGCGCGAGCAGGCCACCGCCGAGCGCAAGGCCGCGCTCGCGGCGCGGCGCCCGCTGCTCAAGGAGGCCGAGCAGCTGGAAAAGAAACTGGCCGCCTGGCAGGGCGAGAAAGATCTGCTCGATACGCGCCTGGCCGATCCGGGCCTGTATGCCGATCCGGACAGCGCCCTGTTGCAGGATCTGCTCAAGCGCCAGGCGCAACTGGTCGCCGACATGGAAGTGGCCGAACTGCGCTGGCTCGAAGTGCACGAGTTGCTCGAGACAATGGAGGCACCCTCCGGCGGGTGA
- a CDS encoding PEP-CTERM sorting domain-containing protein gives MTKTLISAVLLSAFISQAALAASSSAQIDWSTFSVELVDLDTLDGTAPSINWTSKYSWASVTDEAVRDEAPSWTTGVQAAYGTSLAVVNDTSNYAETSTVFGSPFLQYGLAERGGYFELSQNTSAIFKVSGKYATQVDNPDETISAWIGLFVSGPGEEGSGTQFDGATIGWNGYVYTPHSDEGTIAVTFTNLSSSSLSGRLHTEAYASAYVAAVPEPESYAMLLAGLSLMGLVVRRRI, from the coding sequence ATGACAAAGACACTGATTTCAGCCGTATTGTTGAGCGCATTCATCTCTCAAGCCGCGCTGGCCGCCTCCTCCAGCGCACAAATCGACTGGAGCACCTTTTCAGTCGAACTTGTTGACCTCGACACACTCGATGGCACTGCGCCCTCGATCAACTGGACATCCAAATACAGTTGGGCATCCGTCACCGACGAGGCGGTACGCGATGAAGCGCCATCGTGGACGACTGGCGTTCAAGCCGCATACGGTACAAGTTTGGCTGTCGTAAACGACACTTCAAACTACGCTGAAACCAGCACCGTCTTTGGCAGCCCGTTTCTTCAATACGGGTTGGCTGAACGTGGCGGTTACTTTGAGCTAAGCCAAAACACATCGGCCATCTTCAAGGTTTCGGGAAAGTACGCGACGCAGGTAGACAATCCAGACGAAACCATTTCTGCATGGATCGGCCTCTTCGTGTCAGGTCCTGGTGAAGAGGGTAGTGGTACGCAGTTCGACGGAGCAACCATCGGCTGGAACGGCTATGTCTACACGCCTCACAGTGACGAAGGCACGATTGCTGTGACGTTTACCAACCTGAGTTCAAGCTCGCTGAGTGGGCGGCTCCACACGGAGGCATATGCCTCCGCCTACGTTGCCGCCGTCCCCGAACCCGAGTCCTACGCCATGCTGCTCGCCGGTCTCAGCTTGATGGGACTTGTTGTTCGCCGCCGAATTTGA